A genomic region of Megalobrama amblycephala isolate DHTTF-2021 linkage group LG6, ASM1881202v1, whole genome shotgun sequence contains the following coding sequences:
- the tfpia gene encoding tissue factor pathway inhibitor a isoform X2 yields the protein MAPLLSLSCTPLLLLSLIGVCCTKFVKDGVRSELRIFHHSCALKKDEGPCKAIRDRFYFDTDTGHCEPFEYGGCQGNANNFETLQECEEMCLVKEDKSPCHLEDEPGPCRGLVPRYFFDFKSKECKRFFYGGCFGNANNFKTIKDCNERCLSGSNHMEKNSPLKPVEEEPKPRTEPPPKHDDAPLHASHLPLQRVPKPDAQEPEFSPPEICMSPVDRGDCDGSERRYVYIPRIGRCQAFRYSGCGGNKNNFVHKRHCMKMCMKDHVRRKQIRIKTRNSNILFRTV from the exons ATGGAGTGAGGTCTGAACTCCGCATATTTCATCACTCATGCGCCCTAAAGAAAGACGAAGGGCCGTGCAAGGCAATAAGGGACAGGTTCTACTTTGACACTGACACAGGTCACTGTGAGCCCTTTGAATACGGAGGTTGTCAAGGCAATGCAAACAATTTCGAGACCCTGCAGGAGTGTGAGGAAATGTGTCTTGTGAAAG aggatAAGAGTCCATGTCATCTGGAGGATGAGCCGGGGCCATGTCGAGGACTGGTGCCTCGCTATTTTTTTGATTTCAAGAGCAAGGAATGCAAACGATTCTTTTATGGCGGCTGCTTTGGGAATGCCAACAACTTCAAGACCATAAAAGATTGCAATGAGAGATGTCTAT CTGGCTCAAACCACATGGAAAAGAATTCTCCATTAAAACCAGTGGAGGAGGAACCAAAACCCAGGACAGAACCTCCCCCTAAACATG ATGATGCTCCTTTGCATGCATCACATTTGCCACTGCAAAGAGTGCCCAAACCAGATGCACAGGAACCAG AGTTCAGTCCCCCAGAAATCTGCATGAGTCCAGTTGATCGAGGCGATTGTGACGGCTCTGAGAGGAGATACGTGTACATCCCCAGGATTGGGAGATGCCAGGCGTTTCGCTACAGTGGCTGTGGAggcaacaaaaacaactttGTCCACAAGAGACACTGCATGAAAATGTGCATGAAAG ATCACGTCCGGAGAAAGCAAATACGGATAAAGACGAGGAACTCAAATATCTTATTCCGAACTGTCTAG
- the tfpia gene encoding tissue factor pathway inhibitor a isoform X1, protein MAPLLSLSCTPLLLLSLIGVCCTKFVKADGVRSELRIFHHSCALKKDEGPCKAIRDRFYFDTDTGHCEPFEYGGCQGNANNFETLQECEEMCLVKEDKSPCHLEDEPGPCRGLVPRYFFDFKSKECKRFFYGGCFGNANNFKTIKDCNERCLSGSNHMEKNSPLKPVEEEPKPRTEPPPKHDDAPLHASHLPLQRVPKPDAQEPEFSPPEICMSPVDRGDCDGSERRYVYIPRIGRCQAFRYSGCGGNKNNFVHKRHCMKMCMKDHVRRKQIRIKTRNSNILFRTV, encoded by the exons CAGATGGAGTGAGGTCTGAACTCCGCATATTTCATCACTCATGCGCCCTAAAGAAAGACGAAGGGCCGTGCAAGGCAATAAGGGACAGGTTCTACTTTGACACTGACACAGGTCACTGTGAGCCCTTTGAATACGGAGGTTGTCAAGGCAATGCAAACAATTTCGAGACCCTGCAGGAGTGTGAGGAAATGTGTCTTGTGAAAG aggatAAGAGTCCATGTCATCTGGAGGATGAGCCGGGGCCATGTCGAGGACTGGTGCCTCGCTATTTTTTTGATTTCAAGAGCAAGGAATGCAAACGATTCTTTTATGGCGGCTGCTTTGGGAATGCCAACAACTTCAAGACCATAAAAGATTGCAATGAGAGATGTCTAT CTGGCTCAAACCACATGGAAAAGAATTCTCCATTAAAACCAGTGGAGGAGGAACCAAAACCCAGGACAGAACCTCCCCCTAAACATG ATGATGCTCCTTTGCATGCATCACATTTGCCACTGCAAAGAGTGCCCAAACCAGATGCACAGGAACCAG AGTTCAGTCCCCCAGAAATCTGCATGAGTCCAGTTGATCGAGGCGATTGTGACGGCTCTGAGAGGAGATACGTGTACATCCCCAGGATTGGGAGATGCCAGGCGTTTCGCTACAGTGGCTGTGGAggcaacaaaaacaactttGTCCACAAGAGACACTGCATGAAAATGTGCATGAAAG ATCACGTCCGGAGAAAGCAAATACGGATAAAGACGAGGAACTCAAATATCTTATTCCGAACTGTCTAG